The region acggtcatctgtccgtcctgtctccctgtagcactgtgtTAGGCGTCTCACAATACGGACTTTGCAATttattaccctggccacatctgcagtcctcattcctccttgcagcatgcctaaggcacgttcacacagatgagcagggaccctgggcatctttcttttggtgtttttcagagtcagtagaaaggcctctttagtgtcctatgttttcataactgtgaccttaattgcctaccgtctataAGGTGTtggtgtcttaacaaccgttccccaggtgcatgttcattaattgtttatggttcgttgaacaagcatgggaaacagtgtttaaatccttTACATTGACgatatgtgaagttatttggatttttacgaattatctttgaaagacagggtcctgaaaaaggaacttttctttttttgctgagtttagtactaatataaagtgtgtgtgtgtgtgttccagtcgTGTGTACCAGATGTGTAAGCTGTATCTGTACTCTCCCTCCTCTGGTCTCTACACCTGTCCTCTGGCTATGACTGATGGAGCTGCCAAGGTTATacaggtgtgtgtatgtttgtttgtgtgtgtctgtctgtctgtctgaattaACTTTAATGGTTATCACTGCTCATGTTGGAATTGTTGATTTGTGTTACAAACACAAAACCACTACAACTTGTGATATTCTGATTCATGAACttgtctgcgtgtctgtgtgtgcatgcctagTCTCTGGGTGTGTCTTGGCCAGTAGCGGACGCCTTCAGCCGCCTGACCTCTCGTGACCCTGAGCACTTCTGGACGTCTGGACAGTGGATGACTGAACGCAGGGGCGGATCTGACGTAGGTCAGTGTGTCTGTATTCTCGCTGGTTGGTTACATACACTGTATTAGACGATGATAGGTTCCATGACAACTGACGATAAtgatacttgtgtgtgtgtgtgcacgtgtgtgtgtctaGGCAATGGTACAGAGACCGTAGCGTTGCCTCAGAGTGATGGTACATACAGACTGTCAGGTTTCAAGTGGTTCACCTCGGCTACAGATGCAGACATGACTCTCACACTGGCCAGAGTCACAGACGTAGACGGACAGACCACATCGGTACCACTCAATGTTCATCAGCCCTAATTTTTTCAATTCTTTACTCCTTACTCTTCTGCTCATACTAACACCAGATCCTTGACCCCTCACCTCTTACTTGACCTCTTCACTCCTGATTATCTGACCCCtcaaacccccccacacacacacacgtctgtcttcctcctcctaactggtgtgtgtgtgtgtgtgtgtgtgtgtgtgtgtgtgtgtgtgtgcgtgcgtgcgtgcgtgcgtgcgtgcgtgcgtgcgtgcgtgcgtgcgtgcgtgtgtcaggGTAGTAGAGGTCTGTCTATGTTCTATGCTGCAGTGCGTGATGAGCAGGGGATGGTACAGGGCATCGAAGTCCAAAGACTGAAGGACAAACTGGGAACCAGACAGATGCCCACTGCCGAGCTGCTGCTGGACGGGCTGCCTGCTCACAGGgtcagattctctctctctctctctctctcccccccccccccccttctctctctcacacacactaacattcCTCCCTTCTTTCTCAGCTGTCAGAAGAGGGGAGAGGTGTGGCGTGTATAGCCAACATGCTGACTGTGACTCGTATCCATAACAGCGTGTCTGCTGTGGCTGGTATGAGGAGGTAGGACATCTATTCACTACTACCCACTGCCGTACTGGCGGTCAAGAGTGTGtattgatggtgtgtgtgtgtgcagggtacTCCAGCTGGCTCGTGACTACGCCACACGTCGCTCTACCTTTGGGAAGCTCCTAAGAGACCATCCCCTTCACATGCAGACCCTCGCTAGGATGGAGGTCAGCTGAAAATAAAGTTGTAAAATAGAATACCCTACTATAACCCCTAAACCTACCACTTGTCTTCACACACctcagctctctttctctcttcttccctccctcccctcaatacCTTCCTCCTATAGGTGGAGACTCGAGGAGCGTTCCTGCTGGTGATGGAGGTCTGTCGTCTGATTGGCCGAGAGGAGACAGGCCACGCCTCTCAGCTGGAGACTCACCTCCTTCGCCTGCTCACACCTGTGGCTAAACTCTACACTggcaaacaggtacacacacacacacacacacacacactctgttttTGTCGACAAGCAGGTAGCCAATAACAGTACACCAGAAATCAGAACATAGACATTGGTTAATACTGGCAGATGGCAGTGGAAAACTGGTGTGTGTATTTAATAATTTTTATCgttgtataaatcaaatcaaatttgtttatatagccctttgtacatcagctgatatctcaaagtgctgtacagaaacccagcctaaaaccccaaacagcaagcaatgcaggtgttgaagcatgttggctaggaaaaacttcctagaaaggccaaaacctaggaagaaacctagagaggaaccaggctatgaggggtggtcagtcctcttctggctgtgccgggtggagattataacagaacatggccaagatgttcaaatgttcataaatgaccagcatggtcaaataataggtctgggacaggtagcacgtctggtgaacaggtcaggaaaGGCATTAGAGATGTGTGTGAGGtgatgcagggtgtgtgtgtgtgtgccatcccTGTGTGTCTCAGGCGGTTGCCGTGATTTCCGAGGGGCTGGAGAGTTTCGGGGGGCAGGGCTACATCGAGGACACGGGACTACCTGCAATGCTCAGAGATGCTCAGGTAGGTAGTCACATGATGTACACAGACTTACTTTGTGTTACGTAATGGAGTAAAGTTATGTTGCTGTTAATGGATGAAGTAGTTTGTTACTTTCAGTCTGTTACTCAACAACAACAGTGGCAATAGTTGTAGTGCAACAGTACCCAGGGCCAGACTACTGCATTTGGGGCCCCGACCTCCAGGGTGCAAATCTTCTGCAATTCAACACTTTTTGCCATGGGTCAGAGAGAAAAACGCTATTGTTTTATAGCTCATCTCATGCCATTGTTCACCTTGTGCAGTTTGAAAGTGAATTTCCTGTTTCTATCATACACAaccaaccccccaaaaaacatatttttgtttGGGGGCCCCATGGAAGTCGGGGGCCCCAGGGCCAGGGCTCTAAATTAAAAGGTTTTATTGGTAGCACTGGTGCTCCCAATTGGTGCTCACCACATAAAATGTAGGAGCCCCAGAAAATATGATTTAAAAGAATTGATTGAGATATAGCCTATATTGGAATTATATGAATTCAGTCTACTTTTGAAGCACATGTGCCCGATAAACTAATATTTAACACTATAAAGACATTAGTTAAGCTAAGATGTTGATACGAATACCTGTCATTGAAATTAAAGTAATGTGTGGAATATTAGGTGTCTACATTGTGTAAAAGCACTGTTTTCCTAATGATATGGAGTACATAGAAAATTGTACTCTGTCTCTTTAAAAAAGTCAGGTTTATGATGATGACGACATACAAGAGACCTGTCATTCATTCATTGCTATGCTCATTGATCCCCTAAAGAAGCTATCCCTTTTCTTTTCTTTCTGTGCCCCAAAATGTTTGGATATACTGGtaaagttaccaggttgttagctagctaaccctTTGAGATAACCTGACTCAACAAAGTGTAAACAAATGGTTAACCACGCACAAGTCGTTTTTGAACTGCCCACAACATGGTTTATGAATGTAAAAGGCGGTCCCGGCAATGCAGGTAATATGGGTCAGATCTTTTCACCTGGTTGGGCTACAAGCAAACCGTTTTCACTGTAGTAATGGTGCAACCATGACGCTATCAAATCTGCACACTTTTTTCTCTCGTGCACTCGTTAACAACGATACAGCGTAGCCTTATAATTTAAATATTTTTCCTAGTCGCACAGTGCTCATTTTAGAGCCTTGCCCAGGTCACATATGCCCTTCGCTCCTATTCGGTAATCCAGCCCTGACAgtacctcttctctctcactctctatttctAGGTGTTGAGTATCTGGGAGGGGACCACTAATGTTCTGTCTCTTGATGTTCTGCGCTGCGTCTCTCGGAGCTCAGGCCTCGTACTGCAGGCCTACTTCACACACACTCAGGTCAGGGTCCCTTAACCCTCTACTGACTAAGCCTTGTCTAAGCCGGGGGTTGTTTTAAGAAGgtctaagctatatggaattgttttaagaaggtcataccaaggatcatttagctatttgattttgaattttaagacctATTGAAGTATAAAAAATTAGAATTATATGACGAACATTTTTATTTGGCCTTATTGCTGTTAGCCCATACAaaagcattgaataacagattcactacatggaataacagatatcaaaaggaagtttgttctgaagtgtctgtcctacagTTTTTAaaatggggatttttttattattctAATTACACTGATCCGAAATATAAACACagcatgtgaagtgttggtcccatgaacTGAAATTAAATATCTGAGAAATGTTCCATAGTcacacaaagcttatttctcaaaaattttgtttacatccctgttagtgagcatttctcttttgccaagataatccatccacctgaccggtgtggcatatcaagaagctggttaaacagcattatcattacacaggtgtactttgtgctggggacaataaaaggccactctaaaatgtacagttttgtcacacaacacaatgccacagatgtctcaagttgagggagcgtgcaattggcatgctgactgcaggaatgtccaccagagctattgccagagaatttaatgttcataagaattctctaccataagctgccacCAACGTTGTTTCCAAGAATTTGGTGTCCAATTGGCCTCaaaactgcagaccatgtgtaaccacgccagcccaggacctccaattccggcttcttcacttgcaggatcgtctgagaccagccacccggacagctgatgaaactgagtttGCACAACTaaagaaaccgtctcagggaagctcatctgcgtgtatgtcgtcctcaccagggtcttgacctgactgcagttcggcgtcataaCTGTTCACCTTCGatagccactggcacgctggagaagtgtgctcttcatggattaaTCGTGGTTTCAACTGTAAcgggcagacagcgtgtatggcgttgtgagggcaagcggtttgctgatgtcaacattgtgaacagtgcACCCCATATGTTATGGGCAttcataaactacggacaacgatcacaattgcattttattgatggtcatttgaatgcacagagataccgtgacgagatcctgaggcccattgttgtgccattcatccactaccatcacctcatgtttcagcatggcctgcataatcaccagacatgacacccattgagtatgtttgggatgctctggatcgacgtgtacgacagcatttTCCAGCATTTTTTcccctattttctacattgtagagtaatagtgaagacatcaaaactataacataacacatatggaatcatgtagtaaccaaaaaagtgttaaacaaatcaaaatatattttatttttgagattcttcaaatagccacccacaCCCacgctttgcacacgcttggcattctctcaaccagcttcacatggaatgcttttctaatCATCTTGAAagatttcccacatatgctgagcacttgttggctgcttttccttcactctgcggtccaactcatcccaaaccatctcaattgggtggaggttgggtgattgtggaggccaggtcatctgatgcagcacaccatcactctcctttttgatcaaatagcccttacacagcctggaggtttgttgggtcattgtccagttgaaaaacaaatgatagtcccacttagCACAAAccatgggatggcgtatcgctgcagaatgctgtagtagccatgctggttaattgtgcattgaattctaaataaatcacaaacagtgtcaccatcaaagcacccccacatcacctcctccatgcttcatggtgggaaccacacatgcggagatcatccgttcacctactctgcgtctcacaaagacacggcggttggaaccaaaaatctcaaatgtggactcatcagaccaaaggacagatttcaactGGGCTAAtgcccattgcttgtgtttcttggtccaagaaagtctcttcttcttactggtgtcctttagaactgttttatttgcagcaatttgaccatgaaggcccgattcacgcagtctcctctgaacagttgatgttgtgtcTGAtatttgaactctgaagcatttatttgggctgcaatttctgaggttggtaactttcctgtggcggtcctcatgagagccagtttcatcatagcgcttgatggtttttatggactgcacttgaagaaactttcaaagttcttgacattctcacaattaactgaccttcatgtcttaaattaatgatggactgtcatttctctttgcttatttgagctgttcttaccataatatggacttggtctgttaccaaaatagggctatcttttgtataccacccctaccttgtcacaacaactgattggcttaagaaggaaagaaattccacaaattaacttttaacaaggcacacctgttaactgaaatgcattccaggtgtctCATAAAGCTCATAAatctcataaagctggttgagagaatgccaagagtgtgcaaagctgtcatcaaggcaaagggtggctactttgaataatcacaaatataaaatagattttgatttgtttaacactttttttggttactacatgattccatatgtgttatttcatagttgtgatgtcttcactattattctatgtaggaaatagtaaaaataaagaaactcttgaatgagtaggtgtatccaaacttttgactggtactgtatatatttttactgAGCTTAGTTTTTGTTGATAGACTTAGACAGTTAAGATCACATTTG is a window of Oncorhynchus mykiss isolate Arlee chromosome 11, USDA_OmykA_1.1, whole genome shotgun sequence DNA encoding:
- the LOC110536133 gene encoding acyl-CoA dehydrogenase family member 11 isoform X2, whose product is MMAVNRQVTRHSYRVCTRLYPPLSCSSSVSMVQKVLVRPPQDVPGAEGQAEFFRAGIGGFFQERPMLKNPFLEDALLQGYLRRHLPSEAVYSDLRVFGERLVREVDGWGRECEVTPPRLVTYDPWGCRVDRIVTSPAWQRMKDLSAQEGLVAIGYERSYGEWSRVYQMCKLYLYSPSSGLYTCPLAMTDGAAKVIQSLGVSWPVADAFSRLTSRDPEHFWTSGQWMTERRGGSDVGNGTETVALPQSDGTYRLSGFKWFTSATDADMTLTLARVTDVDGQTTSGSRGLSMFYAAVRDEQGMVQGIEVQRLKDKLGTRQMPTAELLLDGLPAHRLSEEGRGVACIANMLTVTRIHNSVSAVAGMRRVLQLARDYATRRSTFGKLLRDHPLHMQTLARMEVETRGAFLLVMEVCRLIGREETGHASQLETHLLRLLTPVAKLYTGKQAVAVISEGLESFGGQGYIEDTGLPAMLRDAQSLLAAASLPSLSVAVRAVDSALSGLREFLQAAALTPPSFMELAARDLAYSLARIYMGALLIDHASWEGASNSDAYAALRWCEQDLCPVVSKAAVGCYNMKTPPLDAALVYEESTRD
- the LOC110536133 gene encoding acyl-CoA dehydrogenase family member 11 isoform X1 — translated: MMAVNRQVTRHSYRVCTRLYPPLSCSSSVSMVQKVLVRPPQDVPGAEGQAEFFRAGIGGFFQERPMLKNPFLEDALLQGYLRRHLPSEAVYSDLRVFGERLVREVDGWGRECEVTPPRLVTYDPWGCRVDRIVTSPAWQRMKDLSAQEGLVAIGYERSYGEWSRVYQMCKLYLYSPSSGLYTCPLAMTDGAAKVIQSLGVSWPVADAFSRLTSRDPEHFWTSGQWMTERRGGSDVGNGTETVALPQSDGTYRLSGFKWFTSATDADMTLTLARVTDVDGQTTSGSRGLSMFYAAVRDEQGMVQGIEVQRLKDKLGTRQMPTAELLLDGLPAHRLSEEGRGVACIANMLTVTRIHNSVSAVAGMRRVLQLARDYATRRSTFGKLLRDHPLHMQTLARMEVETRGAFLLVMEVCRLIGREETGHASQLETHLLRLLTPVAKLYTGKQAVAVISEGLESFGGQGYIEDTGLPAMLRDAQVLSIWEGTTNVLSLDVLRCVSRSSGLVLQAYFTHTQSLLAAASLPSLSVAVRAVDSALSGLREFLQAAALTPPSFMELAARDLAYSLARIYMGALLIDHASWEGASNSDAYAALRWCEQDLCPVVSKAAVGCYNMKTPPLDAALVYEESTRD